In the genome of Hippoglossus hippoglossus isolate fHipHip1 chromosome 12, fHipHip1.pri, whole genome shotgun sequence, one region contains:
- the LOC117772060 gene encoding sushi domain-containing protein 2-like codes for MERFPAVIFVLLVSCVCRTSGQTCERNCGNKFEVCSCHPTCTSLKTCCTDYKEFCVEISPYSGTSFGGTDFIILDATFNQSSQVVCRFTMHTETVGYVDENSRGHCISPLLYQTGWTPLHISSDNGTTFNRVGAWLSVHTGKLDSMFKATLVNSTKWQYYGTPGVGGSLEMTWNTSLVRAARVNVELWGYRETGEPYSANWQGEWKYLYSLARDQPNNGSFSFLPKPAENGFSSWELGSVRISSSNNTDGMWNVQAAWTEDHALAWHLEETFRQNSTVWALDKCVAWDQLENKLPNFLSEVIDCPCTLAQARADTGRFHTDYGCDIERGSVCTYHPGSVHCVRAIQASPMYGAGQQCCYDSTGAQVLTADSIGGSTPDRAHDWGSPSYQRPPRIPGQSHWVYDVLSFYYCCLWSDNCHYYFKHRPSSDCRSYHSPSSAVVFGDPHFITFDGISYTFNGKGEYTLVTSTEKNLTIQGRTESVNGTIKATQLTSVAMKEAFSDVIEVRLATGHNELQVLRNQRTMSFTEQSWMDLHGVFVFSPASTSVTVMFPTGAGVELRLIGGTMTTTVLLPEAFKDSTLGLLGKMNGDAADDLVLSNGQLVRDHSNAEELFSFGASWAIYNASALFTYDTEHLLDTYYHVPRHDHTFIPEFSVPVSPDDPLGEQASEICSGEGARFCRFDILVGRSPRMGNATKVSYQSHISLVGDLKPVTSCGWLSPPDNGQKEGTTYLQGAKVLLSCNDGYTLKGSAERVCQEGGQWSGKQTSCVVPSNVAGIVAGSVIGALALIVIITTIVLSSRKQKRKDASANLTVTSEAF; via the exons ATGGAAAGATTCCCAGCAGTAATATTTGTCCTGCTGGTTTCATGTGTCTGCAGGACATCAG GGCAGACATGTGAGAGAAACTGTGGAAACAAATTCGAAGTCTGTTCGTGTCACCCGACGTGCACGTCTCTGAAGACCTGCTGCACGGACTATAAAGAGTTCTGTGTGGAAATCTCTCCGTATTCTGGGACCTCGTTCGGTGGGACGGATTTTATCATCCTTGATGCAACTTTCAATCAAAGTTCCCAGGTTGTATGCAg GTTCACCATGCATACCGAAACTGTGGGGTATGTGGATGAAAACAGTCGTGGACACTGTATCTCCCCATTGCTCTACCAAACAGGATGGACCCCTCTGCACATCTCCTCAGATAATGGCACCACATTCAATAGAGTTGGAGCCTGGCTTTCAG TACACACTGGCAAGTTAGATTCTATGTTCAAGGCGACTCTGGTCAACTCGACCAAATGGCAGTACTACGGCACGCCTGGTGTCGGAGGCTCTCTGGAGATGACATGGAACACGTCTCTGGTCAGAGCTGCGAGGGTCAACGTAGAGCTGTGGGGATACAGGGAGACCG GAGAGCCTTACTCAGCCAACTGGCAGGGTGAATGGAAATATCTGTACTCGCTCGCAAGGGATCAACCCAACAATGGATCCTTCAGCTTTTTGCCCAAACCAGCAGAGAACGGCTTCTCCAGCTGGGAGCTCGGCTCTGTGCGCATCAGCTCCAGTAACAACACCGATGGCATGTG GAACGTGCAAGCTGCGTGGACTGAGGATCACGCTCTTGCTTGGCACCTGGAGGAGACGTTCAGGCAGAACTCAACAGTTTGGGCCCTGGACAAGTGTGTAGCCTGGGACCAGCTGGAGAACAAGCTGCCCAACTTCCTCAGTGAGGTCATCGACTGCCCCTGCACCCTGGCTCAGGCCAGAGCCGACACGGGGAGGTTTCAT acgGATTATGGCTGTGAcatagagagagggagtgtcTGCACCTACCACCCCGGGAGTGTTCACTGTGTGAGGGCCATACAAGCCAG TCCCATGTACGGGGCGGGACAACAGTGTTGCTATGATAGCACCGGTGCCCAGGTCCTGACGGCGGACTCCATCGGGGGGAGCACTCCGGACCGAGCACACGACTGGGGCTCGCCTTCCTACCAGAGACCCCCTCGCATCCCTGGACAGTCCCACTGGGTGTATGACGTGCTCAGCTTCTACTACTGCTGCCTGTGGTCGGACAACTGCCACTACTACTTCAAGCACCGGCCCTCCAGCGACTGCAGAAGCTACCACTCACCCAGCTCGG cTGTGGTGTTTGGAGATCCCCACTTCATAACGTTCGATGGCATCAGCTACACCTTCAATGGTAAAGGGGAATACACTCTGGTGACCTCAACAGAGAAGAACCTGACAATCCAAGGGAGAACAGAATCTGTGAATG GAACCATAAAAGCGACCCAGTTAACATCCGTGGCCATGAAAGAAGCATTCTCTGATGTTATTGAGGTGCGTCTCGCCACGGGACACAACGAGCTCCAAGTGCTGCGGAACCAAAGAACCATGTCCTTCACTGAGCAGAGCTGGATGGACCTGCACG gcgtgtttgtgttttctcctgccTCGACGAGCGTGACCGTGATGTTCCCGACCGGAGCCGGGGTGGAGTTGCGACTGATAGGGGGAACCATGACAACCACCGTGCTCCTGCCAGAGGCATTCAAAGACTCTACCCTCGGCCTGTTGGGAAAGATGAACGGTGACGCCGCGGACGACCTCGTCCTCAGCAACGGTCAACTTGTGCGGGACCACAGCAATGCAGAGGAGCTGTTCAGCTTCGGGGCGAGCT GGGCCATATACAACGCGTCTGCCTTGTTCACATATGACACAGAGCATCTTTTGGACACGTACTACCATGTTCCGAGACACGACCACACTTTTATTCCAGAGTTTTCTGTCCCTGTGAGTCCAGACGATCCGTTAGGTGAACAGGCGTCTGAGATTTGCTCTGGAGAGGGAGCTCGGTTCTGCAG GTTCGATATCCTGGTGGGTCGCAGTCCAAGGATGGGAAACGCCACTAAAGTGTCTTACCAGAGTCACATCTCTCTTGTTGGGGATCTGAAGCCAG TGACATCCTGTGGCTGGCTCTCACCACCGGACAACGGTCAAAAGGAGGGGACCACGTATTTACAAGGAGCGAAGGTTCTGCTCTCCTGCAACGACGGCTACACTCTCAAAGGCTCAGCGGAGCGCGTGTGCCAGGAGGGCGGCCAGTGGTCCGGAAAGCAGACGAGCTGCGTGGTTCCCA GTAATGTCGCAGGAATTGTGGCCGGTTCAGTCATCGGAGCTCTGGCGCTGATTGTTATCATAACCACAATCGTACTCAGCTCCAGGAAACAGAAAAG GAAAGATGCAAGTGCAAATCTAACTGTGACGAGTGAGGCCTTCTAA